CTTCTTATTGTTGGTCTTATGCCACACATACACAACCAAGCTCCCAACGCACATATCAATCGCAAAGTAGGCTCCGATGATAAAAGGCGCCGCCATGGCCATTGGTATTGGCACCAATTTACCAATCTTGGGTGGGGAAAGGTCCCTAACAATGTTGGCCCCTACTGCAAAGGCAAAGAAGCCATAACATAGCTGCAAACAATGTTGGGGCAATGCAGAGAAGCCTTGGACACCCAGGATTGCCATGTTCCTGTAAATTAGTGCAAATGGAGCTTTGAATTCTCCATTTGGGTTGCCGATATCGAAGGTCTTGTAGTAGAGAAAGAATGAAAGAGGACCTACAATGCAGCCTATGGCTGTTCCAATAAGCTGACTCAGTATCATCGATCGAGGGGATGTGAGAGTGAGATGTCCTGTTTTAAAATCATGCATTAAATCAGCAGAGGTCTGGGCCACAGCTTTGATCAAACCACATCCAACAAGTGCAGCAACTGCGCCGGAGTCTTTCCCTACTAATGAAGCAATCACAAAGAGGGCTACTTTTCCATAGTTGTAAGACATGTTCATGTCTGTTAGACCAGTGCCATAAGCGTTGCAGAAGCATAAAGATGGAGCAATAACATAGGCCACAACGACGAAATACCACTTCAGTTGGGGGAACATCATCGGGATCACAATGACAGAAACAATAGAGAAGAAGATGTATCCTGCACATGATAGCCATACTGGAATCTTCTCTCTCATGAAGAATTCGTTCTTTCGAATATCAACCCCTTGATTCTCATGTTCTGCCATCAGAAAACTCTAAACAATTAATACCGTAATGGTAAAGTTTCCACCCCAAAAGTTCATACTGGTAAGTGGAGGGACTCCCAGGTATATAAGGGAGCTGTAGGCTAATTATCAGCCAGTGTGGAATTAAACTCCCAACATAAACAAATAAGTTACTAAAACTGTAGGGAAGGACTAAGCCAAGGTCTTCTTACTCAAAGCTACAAGGGAGGAATTCACAATGAACTAACAGGATCATTCAAAGTTCTATTTGGATCTGTTTTACCTCCATCAAGTTTCTTCTTATTCAATCCCGCACAAATGTTTCTACCGATAGTATACATTATCTTGATAAAGTTGTAGAGCCCATCTCCTAATATAAGAGCCATTGCAATGAAAACCTATTCCACCAACACATGAGATGAATGAAAAAAAGGTTAAGGTTTAGTAGTTTCTAAATTATTACATTAGCAAAAGCATTTGTGCTGAGAACTGATAGAAtattgggaaaagtttcaagaTCTTGCTGAACCTTGTAGCCGTCCAGACTCTTCATACTAGTTTCAGGTATAGTTTCAGGATACCAATCTCCTTTAAGTCTACTCATCAATGGCCACATTATGCCCCATGAAAGCACAGCCCCCAGAAGCATAGACAAATTCACAAGATGAGAACAAATCATTCCTGCTCCAACATAAGTCATGTCGAAATTGAAGTAGAATCTGCAAAgctcaaaagaaaatttcaattaagaTGAGATCAAATAAAACTACAAGGAGAATTGTTGGTAATATTGTTATAAGGACATGAATAATTCGCATACGTTTGCTTCCAAGCTTGCAACCCAAAAGTGGGGAACTGTAAAAATCCACATTTTTGCTCTCCTCCTCCGGAGTAAAACCATTGAAAGAAACCCCAAATGAAACTGATTGAAAAAAACTTTAAGAACCCACGGACTTGTTCCCTGTGTCAAGTTTCAAAACTCTGTATCAGGTCTACTTGTATGGATTTTAACTCTGTAAGAAAAGTTATTGGTAAAGGAAATGAGTACTTGGCAATCTTATCACCCGTCGGAGTATGAAAACCATTAATAAGAACTGCAGTTGCTGTGCCGCTAGGATAAGTTAATTTGTAGTCGATTATCATGGTCTGTGAAATCAAATTTAAAGTTTACAAAAATGGAATGTTAGAAGTAGCTCAATGGCCTGAGACTACGGTGGTTCTGCGTAAGAAAATAAAGTTATGCTCTCACTAGAAGGCAATATAACAAGAGAAACCATACCTTTCTAAGAGGAACCAAGGCGAAGACACCAATgaaggaagaaacaaaaagatAACCAGTAATCCATCCAATGGCGGGTTCCTTGTAGCTTCCCTGAGTGTTACCTTCTGTATTAACCCCTGCAAGTTCGTATGTCTTCTTGTTCAATCCCAACAAGTATGAGCCAAACCCACCTGCACCAAAGATATTTAAAATTAGGGCTTCAAAATTGGAGACAATGGACGAGAAAatacaagaagaagatgaaattaaaCCTGCCATAGACATGGTATAACAAGAAACTGCACAGGTCTGGATAATAGTATTCTCTTGGCGTGTAAAGGGAGTAGAGACAAATCCACCCTTGTGAAGCATCTTCGTCCATCCCCTGACTGATATAAAGGCCAAAAGAGCTGCAGAAACATTGAGGTTTGGAACCAGACCTGTGGAGAGGACAAGCTTCATTGATATGATGCTGTAGAGAGATCCTATCAACAAGCTTGCTATTAGCCCACGTGCTGTTATCTGCTTATTCCATGGTGGGATTCTCTTCCActcctcttcttcccctccTGCTTCCTCTAGCTGCTCTTCCGCTGAATCCCATCTCtcaatctctttcttctcttctgattcttctgtCTTCATCATGGCTTAGTTTGAAGTTCCCCTGAAAAACCCAAATATAGAATTCTATATTCTTCTTTGGGCTTTTTCTTTCCAACTAAATTCTCACTAAGAACTCTTGTTTTGGTTTCACTTGGTGGAAAGCCTTCAACCCTCTaaaatgcttcttcttctttcttcattttcttcttcttattcaatCCATTTAAGTACCAATGAAGTGGCAATAAAAGTCTGCCACTAGTGGAAGGAACTCAAAAAGATTTCCACATGTATGTGACACCCAGAGTATCCACTACTTTCATAGTTTCATCCTAGTCCAATCTCTCAAAGGTTAGGTGTGGggtttatgaaattaattctgaGTGATCAGTAGCTACTATTTTCAAAGTTTCATCCTAGTTCTCATCTTTCAAAGGTTCGGTGGGGGGTTTATGTCCCTTCACTTAATATCCAATATTGTTTTGTTTGCATCAGCacaaaagtttcatttttctgGTCGTGTGGTTAGAAATCGGCCCTGTATGATGACACTCCTGTTTTGGAGCTATGTTTCTATTCTGAAAATGTggtatttatatttttgggACAAATTTTTAGACAAATAAACACATTTAATAATgcataataaattttatttctgggttaaaaaagaaacaaaaatgcgTTTGTTATACATAATGATACCTGTTTCTAGAACTTCGGTGGAGGTGACAGCTGAAGTTGTATCTGACGTGTTGTTTTATTTTAACATGAAGTTACTGTTTTGCCGGTAAAATTAACATTAGAGAGCAACTCCTCCTTATATTTTCCTTTAGGCTATGCATGGTTTTAAATATCGGTGCGTATCATGTCGTATCGATTGATACATATCTGTATTGGTAGGCATCggtacgatacatatcgatacgctACGGAGAATTTTGGGCTTCTTTTTGTATATCGGCGTATCGTATGTATCATATCGTGCCGTAccgtatcgataccgatacatacGATATTCTACTTAAGtgagaattttttgttgtttgaaacaaacacttcacactctcaccaacaattttctatattttgcttctttcttcccctttgattaaCACAcatttttggagactcaaatggtagattgaaagaaacattgtggaagtggaTGGttcaaagaatgaaagaaacaTAGTCTaagaagaactttgaaggcttgaacttgaaagttgaaacatttgaatagtaagttcttgaatctttactcacttttttcaactttaaccttagattttcaatttttttttataaatctaaggttcatcatacttagaatcacattttgtgcatcattattacatgaaatcattggatttataaggattaacaaacttttttcaagagaaaatgaaagtttcaatttttttcaaatttcttagatctactcatgctcaatggttaaaaatgtttagattttttatatgttatgtaaaaacaagtgttctacaacttccatggaaattttttatttttctcaaaaaaatatattttttatttttctcaaaaaaatatattttttaaatttttttactccgaaattaatttaaaaaaaaaaaagaaaaatcccccaattttttttttttagaaaatttagttcattcaactcttaaaaataatgtcataacttataattactaaatacatgattttaaatgaaacccacattttttccccaaaaaagtgagggtttcaattttttttttttaatttcttagatatactcaaatatattgatccacactttgttgattttttatatgttctttaaaaacatttaatctacaacttctataaaaaaaaattaatttttctacaatgaatgggagacccactaccataaatatttcaactggggtaaatattgtgcctatattcgacaagtgcagaatatcatcgtagttgctcttATTGAaaaagaaggtcctagccaaggatttgaaccaccacgacactcttcacggcactcatcacagtggcaatggcaatgaggaaagaaaaaactgtaagaaactcaaacctcatcattctgaacattttcaactctatatatttgtctatcaatacgataccctctacttaagtatttatgtattctacatgttatatatagatttttttaactgttttttttatgcaaaagtgtataaaaatgtgttccctatccatttatgtgatTATCTTTAGCGtttcttagtgtatctccgatacgatatgataccctccgatacgtatcttaattttgatcgaccgatacggcgatcgataccgatactttaatccttgaggctatgtttggtagcgaagagaagaaaagaaaagaaaaaagaatctagaaaagaaaggaaaagaaagagaaaaaaagaaatgaaatgaaatggtgagaaaataaaaataagtatgtatgtttggttaccattagaaaagaagaaaagaaaaaaaaaaaaaattttgtgttgtctcatattttcttgtgtttttggcaagatttttttttttttaggaaaagaaaacttcacaattcccaagaggaattttgacattcaaaaattgaatcttctcttctaattgtacatttttcttttcttatcttggcTGTCTTATGTTTTTTCGAACAGAGCGAGAAATTAAagcttctatttttctattcctCAGCAATTTTTTTGTAAGGGTGCGAACTTGGGAAAAGAACGAAAAACCATCTCATAATCATCTCGACAATACCTAGTACTGGACTGTCCCATTAATAATCAGGCCGGTACTAGGATCTGATTTTGGTATCTAATAATAAATGGGATGAGATGGTTATGGGACAGGCTCTAAACAGTACCAATTCCAAAATATCAGCTAGGTACCTTATGGAACCAGAACTTCAAGTACCATTTCAATGGATATATTTCATGTTTTCATGTTTAAGTTTTATGGCTATTCTTTTATGTATTTGGGTGATATTTTCTCTTATGGAGATTTTAGTTGATGAATCTTTAGTTTTATTACTATAAACGTGTTTGGTGATGGCACTAAACTAAATCGGGGCTTGTTTATTTagttctcattaattttgactTGTATTTATGAGATGCTTACTATCTTTAGAGAGTTTGAAAAAGTAAAACCATGAAATTCATTATGGTTTTGTATATTAATTGGTTTTCTAAAGCAAGGGACACTAAAGATCAcatgataataaaaaatctacaaaGCTAATGAGGCCATGAGGGAGCCATCTCGATTGAAACCATTGaagttcttctcccttttctacAGTTCCTAGACCAATTTAGGAACTGGTCATTTATTAAGCTTCCTTGGAAGACTTTTTCCTCTCACATTCACTTTGGCCCCAAGTAATTTGTAAGGAGAGGTTGGTgggaaagtttttttttggtagaaagattgGTGGAAAAGTTGGGGATTGGGATCCACACGTTGTAGAGCTTTTagataaaaattattaaatgcaaaaaaaattacacttttttttctttttgttagcTTATGTTTGATTGCCTTTTTGTAAAGGGTGTGGAAAATTTGCAAttgcatttaattttttttccaagagaTCCCTATCAAATTTGATGGGATTTTGGTAAAGATGGTGTGAAGGGGACAAAGGAAAAACAaggactcttttttttttttttccttgtaatcCGATGTCACTAACTCCAAGCCAACAACATAACAAAGGGTATGGAGAATTCTAGATTTTACTATGTCTAGTGAAGTATAATGTTCatccatccgtgggttgcctagatggttaaggtgaattggggattgtgtggataggcacaTGGTTTCAAGTTCGATTTTCATCTATGCatttacgatttaagtggagaggATTAGTCAAGGTACAAGTAAGTTGGCtcagacaccttggttaaccaaaaaaaaaaaatgaagaataatGTTTCagtatttttcatataataaCACAATATTTATGGATATATCCTTATGAGTGAGGACTAGACTTACATTTAGGAAATTGTACTTCAGGTATTTAATTTTTAGAGAAATTATGCCTGCGATTCCTCAAGCTTGATATATTATGTTATGGATACCTTCTTTTATATTTCCAATCTTCATCTCACTTCTAAAGAAGATCATTATTAGGAAAATTGGAGATGGTACCTCTACATTCCTTTGGAACGACCCTTGGGTTCAAAGAGGGAAGGTCACTCTGGATCTCTCTACTTTTAACAGCCCTAACCATCACTTGACCTTTGTTAATGATCTTACTTCAAATTTGCAATGGAATTTTGCAGGGTTGACCTCACTTCTGCCTACCCAGTATATTGAGGTCATTGCTCAGATATCTTTATCTCAACAAATTGATAAATGGGCGTCTCTCCTCACGAAAGATGGCtcttttaaaaccagtatggcTGCCACTTTCATAATGAATAAATCTCTGACAATGTCTGTTGACAGCTCTCACAGGTGTATGTGTATATCCCCTTGTTCTCGGTGGTGGcagtttttctgaaaaatcaaTATCCACCCCAAATTTAAAGTTTTCCTTTCGAGAACAATTAATAACGGTTTACCAACCAAAGAAAAAGCTATTGAAGTGGGTGGATATTGATCCAATGTGTGGATGTTGCCACAACAAGCGGGAGACCTTGTTTCATGTATTATTCGTATGTGAAGACTCTAAACGGGTCTGGTTTGCCTGTCCTTTGGGATTCAAACCAAACCTTAACCCGCATCCTCGGTAAATCATATGATAATGCATTGCCTTAACTCTGGTCTCATCCCCAAAAATGACTTAACATGGTTATTCTCAATTTTTATGTTTACCAATTATTTCATTTGGAAACATAGAAATCAATGTGTATTCAATGAACAAAAACCAGATTTGTTACAAGTCATAAAGCAGGTTGAGCTTTGGGTCTCTAACAGGATGCCGAATTGTGACCCATTGTCTTCATGTAACATCACATCACCTCACACAAACACAAATACTATCATTATCACTAGTGTTAAGGATACAACTTCAAGGTATGCAGGCACTATGTCTCATCTCATATGGGAATTGTATACTAATGGAAGCAAATTATTGTATGACAAGAGAGGATAGTGAGGCGGAGGCTTTAGAGCTGATCTAAGGAATGACAAAGGCAAGAAGATGGCGGTTGAAGATAGACCACGTTTGGAGCGATGCTATGGAAAAAGGATGGATACTAGAAAATAAACATCATATTTTGCTTAATCTATAAAAACCTTAATATCAGTATATGTAGAACTAGATAAGCACCCTAATTGTATAACAACTAGTAATAGATATATGGGGGATATAAAATCACTAGCCAAAGAGGCAGTCCTGAAAAAAACACTATATCTGCATGTCGGATATGTTATGTAACAGACCTAATGTTATTTAATTTAGCTATGTTTCtcgtttgaataaaaaaaaaaaaaaactcgtaCTACCACTTCCAAAACTCCTCTCACCTCCTTTGCCTTCTCCAATGGAACGGATGTGGTCTCTTGGCCAGCCGAAATCAGATGCAATTGTTGGAGCCCGGATCCTGATTGTACCTTCCAAACCCATCTCGTACTGTCTATGGAATGTGGTCACTAGAGAAGATCCAAATTCATCGCATCCTCCTCCAAGGATTGAAGTGCTAGAATGTTTCATATGTGTGCTTAAATTAATTGAGCATTTGTGCTTTCATAAAATCAGACTAATTATTTGGTCTAATTAAGTGAGACATATGGGTTTTAATGAGTTTATGGGCTGGCTGTTGTGGGCTTCAGTTAACCATTATAACTGTGATAAGTGGGTCTATTGGGAAATTGTATAAATTGAGAGCTGGATCCCTCCTCTAACCCTAATCTTCATTCACAATGTGCATtttaaaaagaggaagaaataagaaagagacaGTTTCTTGTGGCTTTCTCTCTTGTTGCATTCAGGCTCCTTATTTAGCCAATGATCATAGGGAATAAAGGAAAAGTATCTTACCACGTGAACCGTAAAGATTTTCATTGTGCTTTGCTTGATTATGGATCTAAAAAAAGGTACGTTTTTCTTATTTACTATTTTTGTCCCTCATTCTTGGTGTTTTTAATCTATCTATGGTGACAGATTGTATCTTGTTAGAGACTTTAATTATACATGGAGCATCCTCGACCTCTCCGGTATCTTCTCAAATGATTGGCCAACCGCCACCTTGtgttgcctctctctctcttcgacCCAAGTTCCAAACTGACACCAATTATTAATTATTGCTGAATACTTGGTTTATTTGAGAAGGGGATTTTAATGAGTTAACTCATGGTTCTATATTCGATTGTCATTAATTCAATAGATGAGTAGTTTATTTGACAAGGGAGTTTTATTATGCAGAAACTTAAACCTTACATAGCAATGGTATAAGAAGCAACTATGAAGGGACTAGGAAATGGAGACACATCCACACACCTTCGTCCATCCTCTAACTTATAAAAAGGCTAGAATAGCTATAGACATATCAACAATCTTACAATCGTTTCACTTAAAGGCTTAAATTATTGGGGAAAGGTCATgtgggaaagagaagaaatttcaagaaaactCTTCCTATATACATCCATCCCCTAGCTGATAAGAAAGCCAAAGGAGTTGTAGACATGTCAACAAGCTCACAATCGTTTCACTTAAAGCTTAAATTGTTAGGGAAAGGGTCATGtgggagggagaagaaatgttaAGAAAACTCTTTCAATCTACATCCATCCCCTGACTGATAAAAAGGCCAGAAGAGTTGCAGACATATCAACAAGCTCACAATCACTTGACTTGAAAGCTTAAACTATTAGGGAAAGGGTCACAtgggagggagaagaaatgtcaGAAGAACTCTTCCAATCTACATCCATCCCCTGACTGATAAAAAGGCCAAAAGAGTGGTAGACATATAAACAAGCTTGCAATCATTTCACTTTAAAGCTTAAATTGTTAGGGAAAGGATcacgtgagagggagaagaaatgtcgGGAAAACTCTTCCAATATACGTCCATCCCCTGACTAATAATTAAAAAGCCAGAAGAGTTGCAGACATATCAACAAGCTCTCAATCGTTTCACTGAAAAGCTTAAAGTGCTAGGGAAAAGGTCACGTGGGAGAGAAAACAAATGTTAGAAAAACTCTTCCAATGTATAGAGTTTGACACTTGCCCGGTGCTGGAAGGTCAGAAGGAGAAGTGTTATAAGCTTTGAATGGAAGCCCCGGTAGATGGCGGCAGTAACTCTAACTGTCCTAAGGTAGCGAAATTCCTTGTTGCATAAGTAGCAACCTGCACGAATGGTGTAACGACTGCCTCGTTGTCTCCGATATGGACCCGATGAAATTGAATTCTCTATGAAGATGCGGACTATCAACGGCTAGACGGTAAGACCCCATGCACCAAGAAGATGCGAATTCTTGCGTGGTCCAAGGAAATCAAAGGTCCTCTTCCACGATTTCATCTATATCGAATCAACATATCAGAATAGCTTATATAGTCATGATTCAATTCAGGTCCACTGACTTTTGattgatttatcattttttggATCTGATTGGAAAAATGGAGAAGTAGGAAGACTTTGGCGATCGCCTTGACCAATCACAGATCAGCTCGACTAATGGTCGCTTTGATCCGTTATAGGTCAACTCGAAAGTACCCCTTTCTATGATAGGGGTGGATGGTAGGGCTGGAACAGGCATAATCACTTGAACGACTAGACGATCAAATAATATTTCATTCTGGTTGTTACTACCAAGTCTCTTGCTCCTATTAAGCCCAGCCTTAGTAGAAGTGGGTAGTGGCACTAGGTGGACGGTCTATCCGCCCTTAAGCGGTATTAACagccatatatatttttcaagagTCAAACACTTGATCTCCCTACTTTAATACCATGTTACCGTTCACCTAAAATCTTaaaatataagaagaaaaaaacagtaTCAACATGCTTAGTACATGGTGGGATTCTCTTCCAcacctcttctccctcttcttctttctgcaCTGCTCCTCAGCTGAATCCCATCTCtcaatctctttcttctcttctgatTCTTCCATCCtcatcataattaatttaaactGCCcctaaaaaaaccctaatagTATTCACATACTGTATTCTTCTTTTAGACTTATCTTTCCAGATTAGGATTTGCAGAAAGTTAACAGTGAGAAGTGAGGATGTAAATAAGACCTTGACTGTTGGGCTTCTGCTGTCTTCTTCAACTTTCCACAAGCATTACGTAGTACAAATGATTAGGAAGCAAATGTTTGTCGGCTATAATCTGATAAGTTAAAAAaatacgagagagagagagagagatgatcagTGTCCACTACATTCATAGTTTCATTCTCGTCCAATCTTACAAAGTTTGGGTGGTAGGTATTGGATCTTATGAAATTAAATCTGAGAAATCAGTCTCCACTActttcaaaatttcatcctaaTTGTCATTTTCAAAGGTTGGGTGGGGGTTATGTCCCTTTCACTTATATTTATCAGAGTGGACTCAGTCCACTGTTGTGGGCTGGCGATTGATGATTAATTTGTTTGCTTTCAGCGCAGAATACTTATCCACTTTTGGTCTTGTGGTTAgaaatttaggttttttttttttggggcaagTGAAAGTCTACTCATTTCATTTTCTACTCATAGGTGGCAGATTACACATTTTCGCCAACCGTGGCATAAAGTACATTCAATTTGTCTTCTTAGAAACGGATAATATCTTCCTAATTAGAGAATCAACTACAGTGTTAATCTTTCTAGAAGTCTAGAATTCaacactgttttttttttcctggtaaacGTATTCAACACGGTTTTGAAGTCCAATAAGCTGAACGGCTGGGGCCCTCAAAGTTGATGGACATGAGAtagtttctgtttttctttttttgaggtCATCCAGTGCCACAGAGGAGCTCAGTCCCACTTATCAATTGGCTTCTTTGAGCCACATGTGTCTAATGATTTAATTATTGGTATTTGTAGGGATAagtgtaatatatatatatttttttaaccaaggtgtccaggcCAATTTACGTGTATCTCAATTAATCCTCGGGAAGATTAGTACAATAATTTATCACCATGATCTAAATTTAAATCATAAATACACAGATAAAGAATCGAACCTAAGACCATGGccccagttcgccctaaccatctgagaAATCCACGGGTGAATACAGAATAattaagaaaacacacacacacacacacacacacacacacacacacacacataatgcgtacgacagggttcatctttattttaagaaaaatgtgaagtttttttaatcaatcaagTATTGATATGATATGACCGATATGATATCGATACATGAAACTATGTGTGCCTCTCACATTAACTTTAGCCCCATTTAATTTGCTACGAGGGTGATGCATGGGACTACTCTTGACATAGAGTTCTTAGGTAGGtgcttttttttgaaaactttattttttttgatgaaattaaaaaaaaaaaaaattacaacctaGAGTTATTATTAGAGTCCCCAAAAGTAGACCATGAGTTCTCTTTATATCTAAACTTGTTTGTCGAACCTTATGATAATTTGAACAATTTTATCATCCTTAACATAAATGCTTGTCGAGTTAGTGAAAAAGTATTGGGATTCTTTCCAACTTATCACATGCATGAATAGGGTTGCATGTTGACCATCTAGGGCTACGTTTACACAAGTGTTATGATGTGTGCATGTGAAAGGTCGAAGGGAGATTGGAGGGAAAATCGTTGAAGAGGATTCAAATCCACCAAAAATGAGCCCCGAAATACACTTTTTAACTTATGTTTGATTGCCTTTTTGAAGAGGATGGAGCGAAAAAGTTGCGActtcattttatatttttttctctatatCCCTATCAATTTTGAtaagattttgagaaaaatgcaATGAGAGGATAACAAAAAAAGATTACTTTGGACACAATGAGCTTTCTAATATTCTTACGTCTCTAACTCCAAGCCAACAACATAACTAGAAGGTTTGGGAAATCTAGATGTCACTATGCTTAGTGAGGTATTAtgtttcattatttttgttgtAAATGTATGGATGTATCCTTGTGAGTGAGGACAGACAAAccgcacatttttttttttgttattgttgttgtcgtCGTCGTCAAAACGACACATCTCATTGGTACAATTTAAGCTTAAAAAACTAAGTATAAGAAAtagctaaaattacaaaaaataccAGTGTCTATTTGGGTAAATTGCACTTCGGGTACTTAACTTTTAGGGAAATTATGCATGTGATTTATCGAGTTTGATATA
This genomic stretch from Macadamia integrifolia cultivar HAES 741 chromosome 2, SCU_Mint_v3, whole genome shotgun sequence harbors:
- the LOC122088912 gene encoding metal-nicotianamine transporter YSL2-like, with translation MMKTEESEEKKEIERWDSAEEQLEEAGGEEEEWKRIPPWNKQITARGLIASLLIGSLYSIISMKLVLSTGLVPNLNVSAALLAFISVRGWTKMLHKGGFVSTPFTRQENTIIQTCAVSCYTMSMAGGFGSYLLGLNKKTYELAGVNTEGNTQGSYKEPAIGWITGYLFVSSFIGVFALVPLRKTMIIDYKLTYPSGTATAVLINGFHTPTGDKIAKEQVRGFLKFFSISFIWGFFQWFYSGGGEQKCGFLQFPTFGLQAWKQTFYFNFDMTYVGAGMICSHLVNLSMLLGAVLSWGIMWPLMSRLKGDWYPETIPETSMKSLDGYKVFIAMALILGDGLYNFIKIMYTIGRNICAGLNKKKLDGEHENQGVDIRKNEFFMREKIPVWLSCAGYIFFSIVSVIVIPMMFPQLKWYFVVVAYVIAPSLCFCNAYGTGLTDMNMSYNYGKVALFVIASLVGKDSGAVAALVGCGLIKAVAQTSADLMHDFKTGHLTLTSPRSMILSQLIGTAIGCIVGPLSFFLYYKTFDIGNPNGEFKAPFALIYRNMAILGVQGFSALPQHCLQLCYGFFAFAVGANIVRDLSPPKIGKLVPIPMAMAAPFIIGAYFAIDMCVGSLVVYVWHKTNNKKASILVPAVASGLLCGDGLWILPSALLALAKVNPPMCMAFLPFPK